A genomic region of Pyrus communis chromosome 14, drPyrComm1.1, whole genome shotgun sequence contains the following coding sequences:
- the LOC137714429 gene encoding classical arabinogalactan protein 9-like has product MDICFKSDLCNTIKSKYKTSPKTSQSTSPPTPTPSAATPPTVSPASPPISVSPAKSPSKSVSPPAQSPVPQKPTVASPAKTPVSAPKKSPAGAPPVAEGPEIAATPSLPVGIPSSSATPAGSQGMFPSSGRPPIPAPASMSPDSAAQGPSSDESSASGLNAVRVVLSGLSIWFALALYIDTL; this is encoded by the exons ATGGACATCTGTTTTAAAAGTGATCTG TGTAATACAATCAAGTCTAAGTATAAGACTTCTCCCAAGACCTCTCAGTCAACTTCCCCGCCGACCCCAACTCCTTCGGCGGCTACCCCACCCACCGTCTCTCCGGCATCCCCTCCTATATCGGTTTCTCCGGCGAAGAGCCCGTCCAAGAGTGTGTCTCCGCCGGCTCAATCACCGGTGCCCCAGAAGCCAACCGTTGCCTCTCCGGCCAAAACTCCGGTGAGCGCTCCCAAGAAAAGTCCAGCCGGGGCTCCGCCAGTTGCAGAGGGTCCTGAGATTGCAGCGACCCCATCGTTACCAGTGGGCATTCCTTCGAGTTCTGCAACACCGGCAGGATCCCAAGGAATGTTCCCATCAAGCGGTAGGCCACCGATTCCGGCGCCGGCAAGTATGTCACCGGATAGTGCTGCCCAGGGTCCATCAAGCGATGAATCGTCTGCGTCGGGTTTGAATGCGGTTCGGGTAGTTTTGAGCGGGCTGTCTATCTGGTTTGCTTTGGCTCTCTATATCGATACACTTTGA
- the LOC137714430 gene encoding extensin-2-like: protein MIASKQPRHWPPMFYVVALCLLATSVLANKPYTYSSPPPPHSTKHYHNFPPPKQSAHPPYRYKSPPPPSPSPPSPYVYKSPPPPSPSPPPPYVYKSPPPPSPSPPPPYVYKSPPPPSPSPPPPYVYKSPPPPSPSPPPPYVYKSPPPPSPSPPPPYVYKSPPPPSPSPPPPYVYKSPPPPSPSPPPPYVYKSPPPPSPSPPPPYVYKSPPPPSPSPPPPYVYKSPPPPSPSPPPPYVYKSPPPPSPSPPPPYVYKSPPPPSPSPPPPYVYKSPPPPSPSPPPPYVYRSPPPPSPSPPPPYVYKSPPPPSPSPPPPYVYKSPPPPSSSPPPPYVYKSPPPPSPSPPPPYVYKSPPPPSPSPPPPYVYKSPPPPSPSPPPPYVYKSPPPPSPSPPPPYVYKSPPPPSPSPPPPYVYKSPPPPSPSPPPPYVYKSPPPPSPSPPPPYVYKSPPPPSPSPPPPYVYKSPPPPSPSPPPPYIYKSPPPPSPSPPPPYVYKSPPPPSPSPPPPYVYKSPPPPSPSPPPPYVYKSPPPPSPSPPPPYIYKSPPPPSPSPPPPYVYKSPPPPSPSPPPPYVYKSPPPPSPSPPPPYHYKSPPPPAKSPPPPYHYKSPPPPSKSPPPPYIYSSPPPPLKSPPPPAYYYRSPPPPKHY from the coding sequence ATGATAGCCTCGAAACAGCCGAGGCATTGGCCTCCAATGTTTTATGTCGTGGCATTATGCCTTTTAGCCACAAGTGTGCTTGCTAATAAGCCTTACACTTATtcttcaccaccaccaccccacAGCACAAAACATTACCACAATTTCCCACCACCAAAGCAATCTGCGCACCCTCCATACCGTTACAAGTCTCCACCACCCCCATCACCCTCACCACCATCACCATATGTCTACAAATCTCCTCCACCCCCATCTCCatcacctcctcctccttatgTCTATaagtcaccaccaccaccttcccCATCACCTCCTCCTCCCTATGTCTACAAGTCGCCACCACCCCCATCaccatcacctccacctccttATGTCTACAAGTCGCCACCACCTCCATCACCATCACCTCCACCACCTTATGTCTACAAGTCACCACCACCTCCATCACCATCACCCCCTCCTCCATATGTCTACAAGTCACCACCACCTCCATCACCATCACCTCCTCCTCCCTATGTGTACAAGTCACCACCGCCTCCTTCACCctcacctcctcctccttatgTCTACAAGTCTCCACCACCCCCATCACCCTCACCACCACCTCCATATGTCTACAAATCTCCTCCACCACCATCtccatcacctccacctccttATGTCTACAAGTCGCCACCACCTCCGTCACCATCACCTCCACCACCTTATGTCTACAAGTCACCACCACCTCCATCACCATCACCCCCTCCTCCATATGTCTACAAGTCCCCACCACCTCCATCACCATCACCTCCACCACCTTATGTCTACAAGTCACCACCACCTCCATCACCATCACCCCCTCCTCCATATGTCTACAGGTCACCACCACCTCCATCACCATCACCTCCTCCTCCCTATGTGTACAAGTCACCACCACCTCCTTCACCctcacctcctcctccttatgTCTACAAGTCTCCACCACCCCCATCATCCTCACCACCACCTCCATATGTCTACAAATCTCCTCCACCCCCATCTCCatcacctcctcctccttatgTCTATAAATCGCCACCACCTCCATCaccatcacctccacctccttATGTCTACAAGTCGCCACCACCTCCATCACCTTCACCCCCTCCTCCGTATGTCTACAAGTCACCACCACCTCCTTCACCTTCACCTCCTCCTCCCTATGTGTACAAGTCACCACCACCTCCTTCACCctcacctcctcctccttatgTGTACAAGTCTCCACCACCCCCATCACCCTCACCACCACCTCCATATGTCTACAAATCTCCTCCACCCCCATCTCCatcacctcctcctccttatgTCTATaagtcaccaccaccaccttcccCATCACCTCCTCCTCCCTATGTGTACAAGTCGCCGCCACCTCCATCACCATCACCCCCTCCTCCCTATATCTACAAGTCGCCACCACCACCCTCACCatcacctcctcctccttatgTCTAtaaatcaccaccaccaccctcaCCATCACCTCCGCCTCCCTATGTATACAAGTCACCACCACCTCCATCaccatcacctccacctccttATGTCTACAAGTCACCACCACCTCCATCtccatcacctccacctcccTACATCTATAAATCACCACCACCTCCATCACCttcacctcctcctccttatgTTTACAAGTCACCACCACCTCCTTCACCttcacctcctcctccttatgTCTACAAATCACCACCTCCACCGTCACCTTCCCCTCCTCCTCCATACCACTACAAATCACCTCCACCACCAGCAAAGTCACCACCACCGCCTTACCACTACAAgtccccaccaccaccatcaaagTCCCCACCACCTCCATACATCTACAGCTCACCACCTCCTCCATTGAAGTCTCCACCACCACCTGCATACTACTACAGGTCACCTCCACCTCCGAAGCATTACTAA
- the LOC137715943 gene encoding E3 ubiquitin-protein ligase BIG BROTHER-like has translation MSWNPHMEVHYTYTNCPYSSAGSFMEYFEGLTYEHVNFIFSGDSHAQESAYPTMNTNYYKFGLSEPGNITSYYDLGFGHAYEINGPDPRSGEQRRHLQSASTMTNEQNVAVNSEWEGNANNSTRHNPRECPRRHQNSDDNQVIWQDNIDPDIMSYEELLELGETVGTQNRGLSQDQISLLPISKYKCSFFSRKKSRDERCVICQMEYKRGDRRIALPCKHLYHAGCGTRWLSINKACPICYTEVFGDASKCAK, from the exons ATGAGTTGGAACCCACACATGGAGGTTCATTACACCTACACCAACTGTCCTTATAGCTCAGCGGGTAGCTTTATGGAGTATTTTGAGGGTCTTACCTATGAACATGTGAACTTTATTTTTTCAGGCGATTCGCATGCTCAG GAGAGTGCTTACCCAACAATGAATACAAATTATTACAAGTTTGGGTTGTCAGAACCTGGGAATATTACTTCATACTATGATCTTGGGTTTGGTCATGCTTATGAGATCAATGGTCCCGACCCAAGAAGTGGGGAACAAAGAAGGCATTTGCAGAGCGCTTCAACAATGACTAATGAACAGAATGTGGCTGTGAACTCAGAATGGGAAGGAAATGCGAATAATTCTACACGCCACAACCCCAGAGAAT GCCCACGGAGACATCAAAATTCCGATGATAACCAG GTTATTTGGCAAGACAACATTGATCCTGACATCATGAGTTACGAG GAATTACTTGAGTTAGGTGAGACGGTTGGCACTCAAAATCGAGGTCTCTCCCAAGATCAGATCTCGTTGCTTCCAATCTCAAAGTACAAATGCAGCTTTTTCTCGAGAAAGAAATCACGAGACGAGAG ATGTGTGATTTGCCAGATGGAATATAAACGAGGGGACCGGCGGATTGCTCTACCATGCAAACACCTCTATCATGCTGGTTGTGGGACCAGATGGCTTAGCATCAACAAG GCTTGCCCAATATGTTACACTGAGGTTTTTGGTGATGCGTCAAAGTGCGCAAAATAG